The following nucleotide sequence is from Streptomyces leeuwenhoekii.
GCACGGTGGCGGCCTGCCGGCTGCCGGGCTCCTCGGAGACCGCGGCGACGGGCTTGTCGCCGTCGCTCCCGCCGCCGCAGGCGGTGAGGGTCAGGGAGGCGGCGGCCAGCAGTGCCGCGGCCGCGGCGAACGTCTTGTTGCGCATAGAAAAATGTCCCAGATGTGAGTGCTCCGGTGCGCACCGGGGGTCTCGGAGGCCGTCGGCCCCGGTGCGCACCGCGAACGGAGAGATCGTCAGACGGTGCCGCGCCGGCGCCCGGCCAGCACGCCGTAGGCCACGCCCGCCGCACCGACGACGATGCCGACGATGCCGAGCACCCGGGCGGTGGTGTCGGTGGTGTCGGACGAACCGGAGGCGGAGGCCTCGGCGGCCGGGGCGGTGTCGTCGGAGGCTTCCTCGGAGGAGGCGCCGGAGGCGCCGTGGGCGTGGTCGTCCTCCGCTTCGGACAGCTCCAGCACCGGAGCCGGGCTCTCGGGCTCCTCCTGGCCTTCCTGCGGCACCTCGATCCAGCGGACGACCTCCTTGTTGGAGTACGTCTGGATCGCCTTGAAGACGAGCTGGTCGGTGTCCTCGGGCAGCGCGCCGACGGAGACCGGGAACTTCTGGAAGAAGCCCGGCTCGATGCCGTCCCCGTCGGCGGTCCAGGTGACCTTGCTGACGGCTTCGGTGATCTTCCGGCCGTGGGACTCGATCGGCTTGTCCAGCGTGGACTT
It contains:
- a CDS encoding YcnI family protein; the encoded protein is MKVSRIAAAGAVAGTAVLALSAPAFAHVTVQPEGEAAKGGYAVVNFKVPNERDNASTTKVEVSFPGDHPLASVMPQPVQGWDIKVTKSTLDKPIESHGRKITEAVSKVTWTADGDGIEPGFFQKFPVSVGALPEDTDQLVFKAIQTYSNKEVVRWIEVPQEGQEEPESPAPVLELSEAEDDHAHGASGASSEEASDDTAPAAEASASGSSDTTDTTARVLGIVGIVVGAAGVAYGVLAGRRRGTV